One region of Flavobacterium sp. KACC 22763 genomic DNA includes:
- a CDS encoding CHAP domain-containing protein, with the protein MTLAQKTIEIATAQIGVEEMPRNSNAGPEVEIYLRSVGLGKGYAWCMAFIYWCAQKASLQINEKNPLKKTGGVLDQYNSRPLLVKKTPQPGDVFIMDFNNGTGHAGFVEKITGNTIYTIEGNTNDSGGREGYKVARRKRDIKSIKGFLRL; encoded by the coding sequence ATGACACTAGCTCAAAAAACTATCGAAATTGCTACGGCACAGATTGGTGTCGAAGAAATGCCAAGAAACAGTAACGCAGGACCAGAAGTCGAAATTTATTTAAGAAGCGTCGGACTTGGTAAAGGATATGCCTGGTGCATGGCTTTTATTTACTGGTGCGCACAGAAAGCTTCTCTTCAGATTAATGAAAAAAATCCTTTAAAGAAAACGGGAGGTGTTTTAGATCAATACAATTCTAGACCGCTTTTGGTAAAAAAAACACCTCAGCCTGGAGATGTTTTCATTATGGATTTTAATAACGGTACTGGTCACGCCGGATTTGTCGAGAAGATTACCGGAAATACAATTTATACCATTGAAGGAAACACCAACGATTCTGGAGGTCGAGAAGGCTATAAAGTAGCCAGAAGAAAACGCGATATAAAAAGCATTAAAGGCTTTTTAAGACTCTAA
- a CDS encoding cell wall anchor protein, with product MEQFLYPTLTAFFAAFITWFFSMRKSLAEDRAAELDNAVSAVKYYRDLLDDITARLTAATETIKKMETQHKELMLINQQLVDELQKFKQLNGKSS from the coding sequence ATGGAGCAGTTTTTATACCCCACTCTAACCGCATTTTTTGCCGCTTTTATTACCTGGTTTTTCTCTATGCGAAAATCACTCGCAGAAGACCGCGCAGCCGAACTTGACAATGCCGTAAGCGCCGTAAAATATTACCGTGATCTTCTAGACGATATTACCGCACGACTTACCGCAGCTACCGAAACGATCAAAAAAATGGAAACACAGCACAAAGAACTCATGCTGATCAACCAGCAACTGGTTGACGAATTACAAAAATTTAAACAATTAAACGGAAAAAGCTCATGA
- a CDS encoding DUF3164 family protein — protein MNTTTANHFKPVMDLTQFSAQQLKEALQRVENKKNEERDAYKKLVAETIPKALSRLQQTSEMMQNAKTETFRLFETILDLKNQVYGFKEKQMSHTFSNDKEEITIGYRINEGWDDTVTIGIEKVQNYISSLSTSKETASLVKIVFNLLKKDAKGNLKGSRVLELQKLTKEFNNEEFTDGVEIIASAFKPVRSSWFIEACRIDENGVRTNIPLSMSSVDFLQGYAFDFFNQQNKQNHAA, from the coding sequence ATGAACACTACAACTGCAAACCATTTTAAACCTGTTATGGATTTAACCCAATTTTCTGCGCAACAATTAAAAGAAGCACTTCAGCGAGTTGAAAACAAGAAAAATGAAGAAAGAGATGCTTATAAAAAACTAGTTGCCGAAACGATTCCAAAAGCACTTTCTAGATTACAGCAAACTTCTGAAATGATGCAAAATGCCAAAACGGAAACTTTCAGGCTGTTTGAAACTATTCTGGATTTAAAAAATCAGGTGTATGGTTTTAAAGAGAAACAAATGTCGCATACTTTTTCTAATGATAAAGAAGAAATCACGATCGGTTATCGCATTAATGAAGGCTGGGACGACACCGTAACTATTGGTATTGAAAAAGTCCAAAACTATATTTCGTCACTTTCTACCAGTAAAGAAACGGCTTCGTTGGTTAAAATTGTTTTCAATTTATTAAAAAAAGATGCCAAAGGAAATCTAAAAGGATCTCGAGTTTTGGAACTTCAAAAACTCACAAAGGAGTTTAATAATGAAGAGTTTACAGATGGTGTAGAGATTATTGCTTCAGCATTTAAACCTGTACGTTCTAGCTGGTTTATTGAGGCATGCCGAATTGATGAAAATGGTGTAAGAACCAATATTCCGCTGTCGATGTCTTCTGTAGATTTTTTACAAGGCTATGCTTTTGATTTCTTTAACCAGCAAAACAAACAAAATCATGCAGCTTAA
- a CDS encoding S24 family peptidase: protein MGSTERMREYLDYKGITKYKFCNDLGFSNKFLDNSSNMGTDKACKILHHYPEINSEWLLTGNGPMIKEDNTSVVIMSNDRKTVDSIHMNQEIPLYDLEAVAGLRELFNSGEPQRVLDTIKIPNLPKCDGAISVTGDSMYPLLKSGDIVLYKETEFENIFFGEMYLLSVKLNDWEEYITVKYVQKSDQGTEYVKLVSQNSHHQPKDIHISKISALALIKASIRINTMM from the coding sequence ATGGGGTCAACTGAAAGAATGCGCGAATACCTTGATTATAAAGGGATAACCAAATATAAGTTCTGTAATGATTTAGGCTTTTCTAATAAATTTTTAGATAATAGCAGTAATATGGGAACAGACAAAGCGTGTAAAATTTTACATCACTATCCGGAAATAAATTCGGAGTGGCTTTTGACGGGAAATGGGCCTATGATTAAGGAGGATAATACGAGTGTGGTGATTATGAGTAATGATAGAAAAACGGTTGATTCTATTCATATGAATCAGGAAATACCTTTGTATGATTTGGAAGCTGTTGCCGGATTAAGAGAGTTATTTAATAGCGGCGAACCACAAAGGGTTTTGGATACTATAAAAATTCCGAATCTGCCAAAATGTGATGGAGCAATTTCGGTTACAGGAGATAGTATGTATCCGTTGCTGAAATCGGGAGATATTGTTTTGTATAAAGAAACAGAATTCGAGAATATCTTTTTTGGAGAAATGTATCTTTTGAGTGTAAAACTAAATGATTGGGAAGAATACATTACAGTAAAATATGTTCAAAAATCTGATCAAGGTACGGAGTATGTGAAATTGGTAAGTCAGAATTCGCATCATCAGCCAAAAGATATTCATATTTCAAAAATATCAGCTTTAGCACTTATAAAAGCTAGTATCAGGATTAATACCATGATGTAA
- a CDS encoding LacI family DNA-binding transcriptional regulator — MKKITIRDIAKQAEVSISTVSFVINGKGEKMAISPTVIKKVQDVAQKLQYKPSMIASSLRTGKTRSIGLIVEDISNQFFADLARVIEDEAKNIDYRVFYCSTGDDNNRSEELVQSLLQANVEGFIITPTRNLEKTIGQLLKLQKPVVLIDRYFANQKVSHVLMDNYEGSYSATKFLIGKGKKNIAVVNNESGMIQMKLREKGYVDALKEEGIYNENYTLHLDYHISEQSRIDAIVNFFKKNKEIDAVLFSANYLGLAGLQAFRTLKYKIPEDVSVISFDDHDSFKLHTPTISVIAQPIEEIAVKSIQLLMSQMTNFEDFKIEKVLKRGTLIVRESV, encoded by the coding sequence ATGAAAAAGATTACAATTAGAGATATTGCTAAACAGGCAGAAGTTTCTATTTCTACTGTGTCTTTTGTTATCAACGGAAAAGGCGAAAAAATGGCTATTAGTCCAACTGTAATCAAAAAGGTACAAGATGTAGCGCAAAAACTGCAATATAAACCAAGCATGATTGCGAGCAGTTTGAGAACAGGCAAAACAAGATCAATCGGACTTATTGTAGAAGATATCTCCAATCAGTTTTTTGCAGATTTGGCTAGAGTTATAGAAGACGAAGCAAAAAATATAGATTACAGAGTTTTTTACTGTAGTACAGGTGATGATAATAATCGTTCAGAAGAATTGGTGCAAAGTCTTTTACAAGCAAATGTTGAAGGGTTTATTATTACACCAACTCGAAATTTGGAGAAAACAATTGGCCAGCTTTTAAAACTTCAAAAGCCAGTGGTTTTAATTGACCGATATTTTGCCAATCAAAAAGTAAGTCACGTTCTAATGGATAATTATGAAGGATCTTACTCCGCAACTAAATTTTTAATCGGCAAAGGAAAAAAGAATATTGCCGTTGTGAATAATGAATCTGGAATGATTCAGATGAAATTAAGAGAGAAAGGATATGTAGATGCGTTAAAAGAAGAAGGAATTTATAACGAAAATTACACGCTTCATCTAGATTATCATATAAGTGAACAAAGCAGAATTGATGCGATAGTAAATTTCTTTAAGAAAAATAAAGAGATAGATGCGGTTCTTTTTTCAGCCAACTATCTCGGGCTTGCAGGACTCCAGGCTTTCAGGACTTTGAAATATAAAATTCCCGAAGACGTTTCTGTTATAAGCTTTGATGATCATGACAGCTTCAAATTGCATACACCTACAATTTCAGTCATCGCACAGCCCATTGAAGAAATTGCTGTCAAATCGATACAGCTGCTAATGAGTCAGATGACAAACTTTGAAGATTTCAAAATTGAAAAAGTTCTCAAGAGAGGAACTTTAATTGTCAGGGAATCAGTTTAA
- a CDS encoding SusC/RagA family TonB-linked outer membrane protein, whose protein sequence is MRRILAVLGVILLSSLSAAAQNRLITGIVTDAENKGIVGASIEVQGKPFSSITDAEGRFRMNVPEGKVTLNVSSIGFQSQSVAVQEKDTRVAVTLVETTQELKDVVVTSFGVKKQKKSLGYAVGELKGEDLTKNKEINLGNALQGKIAGVNVSAPVTGPSGSSRVVIRGATSASGLNQPLYVVDGIPIDNTQQGNAGMWGGADKGDGMSSFNPDDIASMSVLKGSAASALYGYRGSNGVILITTKKGKNGTGIGVDFSTNSAFNTPASLLKWQDQYGAGAPNASGVPTRFNNLQELRDSYYFAWGDKYDGTPSLSLDGKTRPYQAYGKDNVENFYRTGYSFSNTLAISGGNESTNFRLSFGNTKDESILPETTFGRNNVALSLNSAPNKRISIESNAQYISEKSHNRPYLNDSPRNPSFPTTFMTPGSDIRWLSNPYDANGGEEDFLGANVYHTNPYFATKSPLNDDLRKRFIGSAKVNYNITDKIYAKAVIGIDDINYEYTEIEPTGINYNPGGSIENRIETRSEVNASGFLGYKGDIAKDISLDAFIGANRQHNRYSGIKMKGNNFIVPFKYFYGNTQPDKTEKLFSESEVNSLFYSADLGYKDYLFLSLTGREDWFSTLDPSNNSTFYPSVSSSFIYSEVIGLPEWISYGKIRAGWGNVGGALPDAYALALTYTTPDGQTDSLGQPILGVNGETIPNRTLKPYNVSTIEFGFENTFFNNRVSTDLTFYSKKTTNDITDADVSQASGYRTTKINVGEILNKGVEFAVNVKAVKTPSFSWNVGYNFAYNDSEVLNLSDKITTKTLEGNRDGRANVVLEKGQPFGVIKAYDYLRDANGNIVLGTDGKFLRGNLIIAGQGVAPMSMGLSNDFSYKSFTLSVFVDAKFGGEIYSATNQLGTRYGLSEITLPGRENGVQVSGTDVNGNPVNKTVSAYDYWRSYSDVTSNFVYDADFVKLRAISFAYNFPKAYLQKTPFQSVSLAFSAHNLWTIYDKVPNIDPESNYSNSNAQGMERASMPLTRNYGFSLNVKF, encoded by the coding sequence ATGAGACGAATATTAGCAGTGTTAGGAGTGATATTGCTTAGCAGTTTGAGTGCTGCCGCGCAAAATCGATTAATAACCGGTATAGTTACAGATGCAGAGAACAAGGGAATTGTCGGTGCATCAATCGAAGTTCAAGGAAAACCATTTAGTTCTATTACAGACGCCGAAGGCCGATTTAGAATGAATGTTCCCGAAGGGAAAGTTACCTTAAATGTATCTTCTATAGGGTTTCAGTCACAATCAGTGGCAGTGCAAGAAAAAGATACAAGAGTTGCAGTTACTTTAGTAGAAACTACGCAAGAATTAAAAGATGTTGTTGTAACTTCATTTGGAGTTAAAAAACAAAAGAAAAGTTTAGGTTACGCAGTTGGAGAACTAAAAGGCGAGGATCTGACAAAAAATAAAGAAATTAACTTAGGAAACGCTCTTCAAGGTAAAATTGCCGGAGTAAACGTTTCGGCGCCAGTTACAGGGCCTTCAGGTTCTAGCCGTGTGGTAATTCGTGGAGCAACTTCTGCCTCTGGACTTAATCAGCCGTTGTATGTGGTTGATGGAATTCCAATCGATAATACACAGCAGGGAAATGCCGGAATGTGGGGAGGTGCCGATAAAGGAGACGGTATGTCGTCTTTTAATCCAGACGATATCGCTTCGATGTCTGTATTAAAAGGTAGTGCGGCTTCTGCTCTTTATGGGTACAGAGGATCAAATGGTGTTATCTTAATTACAACTAAAAAGGGTAAAAACGGAACAGGAATTGGAGTAGATTTCAGTACAAATTCTGCTTTCAATACACCTGCAAGTCTTTTGAAATGGCAGGATCAATATGGTGCTGGAGCTCCAAATGCGAGTGGTGTGCCAACGAGATTTAACAATTTACAGGAACTTAGAGATTCTTATTATTTTGCGTGGGGTGATAAATATGACGGAACGCCTTCATTATCACTTGATGGAAAAACGAGACCTTATCAGGCTTATGGAAAAGATAATGTGGAGAATTTCTACAGAACTGGATATTCTTTCAGTAATACTTTAGCAATTTCTGGAGGAAATGAATCTACTAACTTTAGATTGTCTTTCGGAAATACTAAAGATGAATCTATTCTGCCAGAAACTACTTTCGGAAGAAACAACGTGGCTTTGAGCTTAAACTCGGCTCCAAATAAAAGAATCAGCATTGAAAGTAATGCTCAATATATTTCTGAGAAAAGCCATAATCGTCCATACTTAAATGATTCGCCAAGAAACCCTTCTTTTCCAACTACTTTCATGACACCAGGTTCAGATATTAGATGGTTAAGCAATCCTTATGATGCTAACGGAGGTGAAGAAGACTTTTTGGGAGCAAACGTATATCATACGAACCCTTATTTTGCTACAAAATCTCCTTTAAATGATGATCTTAGAAAGCGTTTTATTGGTTCTGCAAAAGTAAATTACAACATTACAGATAAAATTTATGCTAAAGCTGTAATTGGTATTGATGATATTAATTATGAATATACTGAAATTGAGCCTACTGGAATAAATTACAATCCAGGTGGATCTATTGAGAACAGAATTGAAACTCGTTCTGAGGTAAATGCTTCTGGTTTCTTAGGATACAAAGGAGATATTGCTAAAGATATTTCGTTGGATGCTTTTATTGGAGCAAACCGTCAGCATAACAGATATAGCGGGATCAAAATGAAAGGAAACAATTTTATTGTTCCATTCAAATATTTCTACGGAAATACGCAGCCTGATAAAACTGAAAAATTATTCTCAGAAAGTGAAGTGAATTCTCTTTTCTATTCTGCAGATCTTGGATACAAAGATTACTTGTTTCTTAGCTTAACAGGCCGTGAAGACTGGTTTTCAACTTTAGATCCTTCAAACAACAGTACTTTTTATCCTTCTGTAAGTTCAAGTTTTATTTATTCTGAAGTTATCGGTCTTCCAGAATGGATTTCTTATGGTAAGATTAGAGCAGGTTGGGGTAACGTAGGAGGTGCATTGCCAGATGCTTATGCTTTAGCATTGACTTACACTACACCAGATGGACAGACAGATTCATTAGGACAGCCAATTTTGGGTGTAAATGGAGAAACAATTCCAAACAGAACTCTAAAACCTTATAACGTAAGCACAATTGAGTTTGGTTTTGAGAATACATTCTTCAATAACAGAGTGAGTACAGATTTGACTTTCTACAGCAAAAAAACTACAAATGATATTACAGATGCTGATGTTTCTCAGGCTTCTGGTTATAGAACTACAAAAATCAATGTTGGAGAAATCCTAAACAAAGGGGTGGAGTTTGCTGTTAATGTGAAAGCCGTTAAGACGCCAAGTTTTTCTTGGAATGTAGGTTATAATTTTGCGTATAATGATAGTGAAGTTTTAAATCTTTCTGATAAAATCACAACAAAAACATTGGAAGGAAACAGAGATGGAAGAGCTAATGTAGTTTTAGAAAAAGGACAACCTTTTGGAGTGATTAAAGCGTATGATTATTTAAGAGATGCTAATGGAAATATAGTGCTTGGCACGGACGGAAAATTCTTAAGAGGAAATTTAATTATTGCAGGACAAGGTGTTGCGCCAATGTCTATGGGACTTTCAAATGATTTTTCATATAAAAGCTTTACACTTTCTGTTTTTGTTGATGCTAAATTCGGAGGAGAAATCTACTCGGCTACAAACCAGTTAGGAACACGTTACGGATTATCTGAAATTACACTTCCAGGTCGTGAAAATGGTGTTCAGGTAAGCGGAACAGATGTGAACGGAAACCCTGTTAATAAAACCGTTTCAGCATACGATTACTGGAGAAGCTACAGTGATGTAACCTCAAATTTTGTTTACGATGCTGATTTTGTTAAGCTTAGAGCAATTTCATTTGCTTACAATTTCCCAAAAGCATATTTGCAAAAAACACCATTCCAGTCTGTTAGTTTAGCATTTTCTGCTCATAATTTATGGACTATTTATGACAAAGTTCCAAACATCGATCCTGAGTCAAATTACTCAAACAGTAACGCTCAAGGTATGGAGAGAGCTTCTATGCCATTGACAAGAAACTATGGTTTTTCGCTTAATGTCAAATTCTAA
- a CDS encoding SusD/RagB family nutrient-binding outer membrane lipoprotein, with the protein MKNRYIKIFCVAIVGALTLASCDKGFEEMNKNPNALTDPAVKSMFTLAEIYVDGQDFSNTRGNNLYAAQIVQQFSSLGGPGSKYTYSSEYSAALFGETYGKGLNQIFQLLSVVENTPENSNMIQACRIMKVFLFQKLTDTYGEVPYFDAGKGYNGNVFSPKYDTQEAIYNDLLKELDEAGTALDAGKPFVGNADLYYQSDVARWKKLANSLMLRVAMRLSKVNPAKAKEFVEKAYSKGVFTSNDDSLVLKHDAGPAGVKTNPITSSWVRNDLNGGESNIKFSKTFIDMLKNTNDPRLRIYAKLEATGDNNPASQQGLANDAKEFPGGDKKLFSDPNTSTVLRLDAPTLIMSYAEVQFLLAEAAVKGWNVGGSAQTYYENGVRGAMNILAIFGDKVPLVSPAEYNTYITTYPFKSTGTEAQKIEQIITQKWIVLLFNGFEAFSEYRRTGYPVLVPVNDPTGETQGTIPRRLIYDQSELITNEANYKEAIQRQGLDLMTTRIWWDK; encoded by the coding sequence ATGAAAAATAGATATATCAAAATATTTTGTGTCGCAATTGTTGGTGCTTTGACATTGGCTTCATGCGATAAAGGATTCGAAGAAATGAATAAGAATCCAAATGCTTTAACAGATCCAGCTGTAAAATCAATGTTTACGCTTGCTGAGATTTATGTAGACGGACAAGATTTTTCTAACACAAGAGGAAACAATTTATACGCAGCACAAATTGTACAGCAGTTTTCTTCACTTGGAGGGCCAGGTTCAAAATATACGTACTCTTCTGAGTATTCTGCCGCTCTTTTTGGTGAAACTTATGGAAAAGGATTAAATCAGATTTTCCAATTATTATCTGTAGTAGAGAATACGCCAGAGAACTCAAATATGATTCAGGCATGTAGAATCATGAAAGTTTTCTTATTTCAAAAATTAACAGATACTTATGGTGAAGTTCCTTATTTTGACGCTGGAAAAGGATACAACGGAAACGTATTTTCTCCAAAATATGACACACAAGAAGCTATCTACAATGATCTTTTAAAGGAATTAGATGAAGCTGGAACTGCTCTAGATGCGGGGAAACCTTTCGTTGGAAATGCCGATTTGTACTACCAAAGTGATGTTGCAAGATGGAAAAAACTGGCAAACTCTTTAATGCTGAGAGTAGCAATGCGTCTGTCTAAGGTAAACCCTGCAAAAGCAAAAGAATTTGTAGAAAAAGCTTATTCAAAAGGAGTTTTTACTTCAAATGATGACAGTTTGGTTTTAAAACACGATGCAGGTCCTGCAGGAGTAAAAACCAATCCAATTACATCTTCTTGGGTTAGAAACGATTTGAACGGAGGAGAATCTAACATTAAATTTAGTAAAACGTTTATCGATATGTTGAAAAACACAAATGATCCACGTTTAAGAATTTATGCAAAACTGGAAGCAACTGGAGATAATAACCCTGCAAGTCAGCAAGGTTTGGCAAATGATGCAAAAGAATTTCCAGGAGGAGACAAAAAATTGTTCTCAGACCCAAACACTTCTACAGTATTGCGTTTAGATGCTCCAACATTAATTATGTCTTATGCTGAGGTTCAGTTTTTATTGGCAGAAGCCGCAGTAAAAGGATGGAACGTTGGCGGATCGGCTCAAACGTATTATGAAAATGGAGTAAGAGGCGCTATGAATATTTTAGCAATTTTTGGAGATAAAGTGCCTTTGGTTTCGCCAGCAGAATACAATACTTACATTACAACATATCCATTTAAATCTACAGGAACAGAAGCGCAGAAAATCGAACAGATTATCACGCAAAAATGGATTGTATTATTATTCAATGGTTTTGAGGCATTTTCAGAATATAGAAGAACAGGTTACCCAGTTTTAGTTCCTGTTAATGATCCAACAGGAGAAACTCAGGGAACGATTCCGAGAAGATTAATTTATGATCAGTCAGAACTTATTACAAACGAGGCTAATTATAAAGAAGCAATTCAACGTCAAGGTTTAGATTTAATGACCACAAGAATCTGGTGGGATAAATAA